A region of Acidobacteriota bacterium DNA encodes the following proteins:
- a CDS encoding pyridoxine 5'-phosphate synthase produces the protein MRLGVNIDHVATLRQARRGQEPDPIHAAVLCELGGADGITVHLRSDRRHIQDRDVDLLKRTITTRLNLEMAATSEMLEIAAGLQPWQATLVPERPNEVTTEGGLDVLLNSAHLHQAITRLNAHNIRVSLFVDPVLDHIRGAHKVGAQAVELNTNAYAQARGASEREKALKAIEESARLSAKLGLSVLAGHALNYRNVGPVAAQPLLEELNIGHAIIARAVFVGLERAVAEMKALLSRFGDVGPQGR, from the coding sequence ATGAGGCTCGGCGTCAACATCGATCACGTGGCCACCCTCCGGCAGGCCCGGCGGGGACAGGAGCCCGATCCAATCCACGCGGCGGTCCTTTGCGAGCTCGGTGGGGCCGACGGGATCACGGTCCACCTCCGGTCGGACCGCCGGCACATCCAGGACCGGGACGTGGATCTGCTCAAGCGGACCATCACGACCCGGCTGAACCTCGAAATGGCCGCCACGTCGGAGATGCTGGAAATCGCGGCCGGGCTCCAACCCTGGCAGGCCACCCTCGTTCCCGAGCGGCCCAACGAGGTGACCACCGAGGGCGGGCTCGACGTCCTCCTGAATTCGGCGCACCTCCACCAGGCCATTACGCGGCTCAATGCTCACAACATCCGCGTGAGCCTTTTCGTGGACCCCGTGCTCGACCACATCCGCGGAGCCCACAAGGTGGGGGCCCAGGCGGTGGAACTCAACACCAACGCCTACGCCCAGGCGCGGGGCGCGTCCGAGAGAGAAAAGGCCCTCAAGGCCATCGAGGAATCGGCCCGGCTTTCCGCCAAGCTCGGGCTCTCCGTCCTGGCGGGCCACGCCCTCAACTACCGGAACGTGGGCCCGGTGGCGGCGCAGCCCCTCTTGGAGGAGTTGAACATCGGCCACGCCATCATCGCCCGGGCGGTCTTCGTGGGGCTCGAAAGGGCGGTGGCGGAGATGAAGGCCCTTCTCTCCCGGTTCGGCGACGTCGGGCCGCAAGGGAGATGA
- a CDS encoding dodecin — MSDKVFKKIRVVGCSTVSYEKAIQAAIKKAGETLENLSWFEVVEFRGAVGSGKVLEWQATVDLAFKIR; from the coding sequence ATGTCCGACAAGGTCTTCAAGAAAATCCGCGTCGTGGGGTGTTCCACGGTCAGCTACGAAAAGGCCATCCAGGCGGCCATCAAGAAGGCCGGGGAAACGCTGGAGAACCTCTCCTGGTTCGAAGTCGTGGAGTTCCGGGGGGCCGTGGGTTCCGGCAAGGTCCTCGAGTGGCAGGCCACCGTGGACCTCGCCTTCAAGATTCGGTAG
- a CDS encoding PKD domain-containing protein: MSLLSSRPFRFSVAFPGPEARSVLLLCAALLLPSAHRAGAPQVFGGRGEPFHRSPSTWVAEGGGLLLWGEGTEVRVGRAEAGGVPLSILTLDSPGTGGVVAGPFAYVAEAGGGLRVFDLRDPEFPSDAGRLALPGEPGPLGLAGDLMLVAVRGEGVLLLRLAANHHCHVEHGSTCCEDLDPLDVAYEGLVSSGADISGLAAGSDAVAVATRDGRLLAFELAPPHRRLGAVRLPSPARALAQAGGGFYALFQDRDGGLYRWTDRGAVERAAGIRARGRGLAAAGRTLYVAGESGLFRMENAPLLEATVSVTVGNFFFSPSVVSLNPGDQVRWTWAGGSHSTTSGTCPGGICSRDGIWDSGVKTSGTFSRTFTEPGSFPYYCTLHGDSMTGRVDVSGAPGLSASSSASPVSGPAPLEVFFTGTATGGAAPYGYLWDFGDGASSTDANPNHTYAADGTYTVALSVTDSASATADASPLTIQVGPEAVEPPVIASVVKRGNPFRLIVSGSRFSDDMDVFINGSEWSNTRWKSEARFVLKGGGSLKAAVPKNIPVSLRFVNPDGGEATVTFQWP; the protein is encoded by the coding sequence ATGTCGCTCCTTTCCAGCCGACCCTTCCGCTTTTCCGTGGCTTTCCCAGGTCCCGAAGCCCGTTCCGTTCTCCTTCTCTGCGCGGCCCTTCTGCTTCCGTCGGCCCATCGGGCAGGCGCGCCGCAGGTGTTCGGGGGCCGCGGGGAGCCCTTCCACCGCTCTCCCTCGACCTGGGTCGCCGAGGGCGGAGGCCTCCTCCTGTGGGGCGAGGGAACGGAAGTCCGCGTGGGACGGGCCGAGGCGGGCGGTGTCCCCCTCTCCATCCTTACCCTCGACTCTCCCGGCACCGGCGGCGTCGTGGCGGGCCCGTTCGCGTACGTGGCGGAGGCGGGCGGGGGCCTGCGCGTGTTCGATCTGCGCGATCCCGAGTTCCCGAGCGACGCCGGCCGGCTGGCCCTTCCCGGGGAGCCGGGCCCCCTGGGCCTCGCGGGCGATCTGATGCTGGTCGCCGTCCGAGGGGAGGGCGTCCTGCTTCTGAGGCTCGCGGCGAACCACCATTGCCACGTGGAACACGGCTCCACCTGTTGCGAGGACCTGGACCCCCTGGACGTCGCCTACGAGGGCCTCGTCTCCTCGGGGGCGGACATCTCGGGGTTGGCCGCCGGATCGGACGCCGTCGCCGTGGCCACCCGGGACGGGCGCCTGCTGGCCTTCGAACTGGCTCCGCCGCACCGCCGGCTCGGCGCGGTCCGCCTTCCTTCCCCCGCCCGGGCTCTGGCGCAGGCCGGAGGAGGCTTCTACGCGCTGTTCCAAGACCGGGACGGCGGGCTCTACCGATGGACGGACCGGGGCGCCGTCGAGCGCGCCGCCGGCATTCGCGCCCGGGGCCGGGGGCTCGCGGCGGCGGGAAGGACCCTTTACGTGGCCGGCGAATCCGGCCTCTTCCGAATGGAAAATGCCCCCCTCCTCGAAGCGACGGTGTCCGTGACCGTCGGGAATTTCTTCTTCAGCCCCTCGGTGGTCAGCCTCAACCCGGGGGATCAGGTGAGGTGGACCTGGGCCGGCGGAAGCCACTCCACGACATCGGGCACTTGCCCGGGCGGAATCTGCTCGAGGGACGGCATCTGGGATTCGGGGGTGAAAACCTCGGGGACCTTCTCGCGGACCTTCACGGAGCCGGGCTCGTTCCCCTACTACTGCACGCTTCACGGCGACTCCATGACAGGACGGGTGGACGTCTCCGGAGCGCCCGGGCTCTCCGCCTCCTCCTCCGCCAGTCCGGTGAGCGGGCCCGCGCCCCTCGAGGTCTTCTTCACGGGAACCGCGACGGGGGGTGCGGCGCCCTACGGGTACCTGTGGGACTTCGGAGACGGCGCCTCTTCGACGGACGCGAATCCAAACCACACCTACGCGGCGGACGGGACCTACACCGTCGCCCTTAGCGTCACGGACTCCGCCTCCGCCACGGCGGACGCCTCGCCCCTGACGATCCAGGTGGGCCCCGAGGCCGTGGAGCCCCCCGTCATCGCCTCCGTCGTGAAGCGAGGGAACCCGTTCCGGCTGATCGTTTCGGGGAGCCGCTTCAGCGACGACATGGACGTGTTCATCAACGGGTCGGAATGGTCCAACACGCGGTGGAAGAGCGAGGCCCGATTCGTCCTCAAAGGAGGAGGGTCCCTGAAGGCGGCGGTGCCCAAGAACATCCCCGTCTCCCTCCGGTTCGTGAATCCGGACGGAGGGGAAGCCACCGTGACCTTCCAGTGGCCTTGA
- a CDS encoding MFS transporter → MRPGLIGSMRRFGKTFWTAIAVELLHCMASYTMSSYLIVYLSQDLGFGDLRANSLAGMLWFMGYFLPILIGALADRFGFRETMLASLVVIVLGYALASRVTAYPGMVAALLLIALGGAVMKPVIAGTVKAESTEETRGLGFSIYYMMINVGSLGAPFLANAVRTGTGKPALIFAACAVVEAVALLLTFAAFRNPAYDPAARAKPLPAVFSEMVQVLGNVRALLTAFGLFGILLLWRKAFLPFDEALGLAAVWVVLNLVLDARLKGRGAPAWLPPQRLGDLRLLLFILIFSGVWALYSQIWTNIPLFIIGLDPSMKAHIELFQAVDPVLIVCFQVLIGKATGRFRPLPTMVAGILIAAAAVSTVHLFGTAFGAWAVALSLAIWAVGEMLFSPRMVEYVSVIAPKEKLALYIGYGFLPLALGFGLGPPVGARLVAFFDAAGRPAWVWYAFGLWAALNAAALWMFDRAFGREGHPE, encoded by the coding sequence GTGCGGCCCGGCTTGATCGGCTCCATGCGTCGGTTCGGAAAGACCTTCTGGACCGCCATCGCCGTGGAACTGCTCCACTGCATGGCGTCCTACACCATGTCCTCCTACCTGATCGTGTACCTGAGCCAGGACCTGGGCTTCGGCGACCTGCGGGCCAACTCGCTGGCGGGGATGCTCTGGTTCATGGGGTACTTCCTGCCCATCCTCATCGGGGCCCTCGCGGACCGCTTCGGCTTCCGGGAGACCATGCTGGCCTCCCTCGTGGTGATCGTCCTGGGGTACGCCCTGGCCTCGAGGGTGACGGCGTACCCGGGCATGGTGGCCGCCCTCCTGCTCATCGCCCTGGGCGGGGCCGTCATGAAGCCCGTCATCGCCGGCACGGTGAAGGCCGAATCCACCGAGGAGACCCGCGGCCTGGGGTTCTCCATCTACTACATGATGATCAACGTGGGGTCCCTGGGGGCGCCCTTCCTCGCCAACGCGGTGAGGACGGGGACGGGCAAGCCCGCTCTGATCTTTGCGGCCTGCGCCGTGGTGGAGGCCGTGGCCCTCCTCCTCACCTTCGCGGCCTTCCGAAACCCGGCTTACGACCCCGCGGCACGCGCCAAGCCCCTGCCGGCGGTCTTTTCGGAGATGGTCCAGGTGCTCGGGAACGTCCGCGCGCTGTTGACGGCCTTCGGGCTCTTCGGGATCCTCCTTCTCTGGCGGAAGGCGTTCCTTCCCTTCGACGAGGCGCTGGGGCTGGCCGCGGTCTGGGTGGTTCTGAACCTGGTCCTCGATGCGCGCCTGAAGGGGAGGGGTGCGCCTGCGTGGCTCCCGCCCCAGCGGCTCGGAGACCTCCGGCTCCTTCTCTTCATCCTCATCTTCTCCGGAGTCTGGGCCCTGTACAGCCAGATCTGGACCAACATCCCCCTGTTCATCATCGGCCTCGACCCGTCCATGAAGGCCCACATCGAACTCTTCCAGGCGGTGGATCCGGTGCTGATCGTCTGTTTCCAGGTCCTGATCGGAAAGGCGACGGGGCGGTTCAGGCCCCTGCCCACGATGGTGGCGGGGATCCTCATCGCCGCGGCGGCGGTCTCCACGGTCCACCTCTTCGGGACGGCCTTCGGCGCCTGGGCCGTGGCGCTCTCCCTGGCCATCTGGGCCGTCGGAGAAATGCTCTTCAGCCCGCGAATGGTGGAGTACGTTTCGGTGATCGCGCCCAAGGAGAAGCTGGCCTTGTACATCGGCTACGGGTTCCTGCCTCTGGCCCTGGGGTTCGGCCTGGGACCGCCCGTGGGGGCGAGGCTCGTGGCCTTTTTCGACGCCGCCGGCCGGCCCGCCTGGGTCTGGTACGCCTTCGGCCTGTGGGCCGCCCTCAACGCCGCGGCGCTCTGGATGTTCGACCGGGCCTTCGGGAGGGAGGGCCATCCGGAATGA
- a CDS encoding UDP-2,3-diacylglucosamine diphosphatase, with protein MKEPRIKRKLDVAVVSDVHLGTVGCHASSLLDYLKGIEPEVLVLNGDIIDCWQFRKYYWPKAHMKVLKRLMKMVSEGTTVYYVTGNHDEMLRKFAPLRLGRLHLVNKVVLDLPGGKAWIFHGDVFDVVQRYSRWLARLGAVGYDLLILLNRLVNFVSLRLGRGRISLSKRIKDGVKRAVKFVDDFEQTATDLALEGGFDYVVCGHIHKPQIREVHRNGRTVVYLNSGDWIENLTALEYAGGAWSLYRHPEPLLRTAATEDAEDPDLAAPFDRRAFLAALPTLAAAGEARRLASEP; from the coding sequence ATGAAGGAACCCCGGATCAAACGCAAGCTGGACGTGGCGGTGGTCTCCGACGTGCACCTCGGCACGGTGGGCTGCCACGCCTCGTCCCTCCTCGACTACCTGAAGGGCATCGAGCCCGAAGTCCTCGTCCTCAACGGCGACATCATCGACTGCTGGCAGTTCCGAAAGTACTACTGGCCCAAGGCCCACATGAAGGTCCTCAAGCGCCTCATGAAGATGGTTTCAGAGGGGACCACGGTCTACTACGTCACGGGAAACCACGACGAGATGCTCCGCAAGTTCGCGCCGCTCCGCCTGGGCCGCCTCCACCTCGTGAACAAGGTGGTCCTGGACCTCCCGGGCGGAAAGGCCTGGATCTTCCACGGCGACGTCTTCGACGTGGTCCAGCGGTACTCCCGCTGGCTGGCCCGCCTCGGAGCCGTGGGCTACGACCTCCTCATCCTCCTCAACCGGCTCGTGAACTTCGTCTCCCTCCGCCTGGGGCGCGGGCGGATCTCCCTCTCCAAGCGCATCAAGGACGGCGTGAAGCGGGCCGTGAAGTTCGTGGACGACTTCGAGCAGACCGCCACGGACCTGGCCCTCGAGGGCGGCTTCGACTACGTGGTCTGCGGCCACATCCACAAGCCCCAGATCCGCGAGGTCCACCGGAACGGGCGGACCGTGGTCTACCTCAATTCCGGCGACTGGATCGAGAACCTCACGGCCCTCGAGTACGCGGGAGGCGCGTGGAGCCTCTACCGGCATCCCGAGCCCCTTCTCCGAACCGCGGCCACAGAAGACGCGGAGGATCCGGACCTCGCGGCCCCCTTCGACCGCAGGGCCTTCCTGGCCGCCCTGCCCACCCTGGCCGCCGCCGGGGAGGCGCGGCGCCTCGCGTCGGAGCCCTGA
- a CDS encoding LON peptidase substrate-binding domain-containing protein, translating into MRKLSGTAKKLPDVLPVFPLPGVVLLPGEVLPLHIFEPRYRAMVRDALEGQTVIGMIQPRPGTEDQLPGAPPIREIGGAGRISRHFEVEDGRFLIWLVGVTAFRVVEELDVVTPYRQVRAEAIEAAVDESERESVVRARFDLLASLPLLAPDRQEHFQRLMGDLSSVDDDRLLASAAQALAFTPEEKQELLEARRLLERYALAEAALRRRMASHPALHPANARIFH; encoded by the coding sequence ATGCGAAAGCTGAGTGGGACCGCCAAGAAGCTGCCGGACGTCCTCCCCGTGTTTCCCCTTCCGGGGGTGGTGCTCCTTCCAGGGGAGGTGCTGCCCCTCCACATCTTCGAGCCGCGGTACCGGGCCATGGTGCGGGACGCCCTCGAGGGGCAGACGGTCATCGGCATGATCCAGCCCCGGCCGGGGACCGAGGACCAGTTGCCGGGTGCCCCTCCCATCCGGGAAATCGGCGGCGCGGGGCGCATCAGCCGGCACTTCGAGGTGGAAGACGGCCGTTTCCTGATCTGGCTGGTGGGGGTCACCGCCTTCCGCGTCGTCGAAGAGCTGGACGTCGTGACTCCTTACCGCCAGGTCCGGGCCGAGGCCATCGAGGCCGCCGTGGACGAGTCCGAGCGCGAATCGGTGGTGAGGGCCCGCTTCGACCTCCTGGCCTCCCTCCCCCTTCTGGCCCCCGACCGCCAGGAGCATTTCCAGCGCCTCATGGGAGACCTCTCCTCGGTGGACGACGACCGCCTCCTCGCCTCCGCCGCCCAGGCCTTGGCGTTCACTCCCGAGGAGAAACAGGAACTGCTCGAGGCGCGCCGCCTCCTGGAGCGCTACGCCCTCGCCGAAGCCGCCCTGAGGCGGCGCATGGCCTCCCATCCCGCCCTCCATCCCGCCAACGCCCGGATTTTTCACTGA
- a CDS encoding sigma-70 family RNA polymerase sigma factor, which yields MAEVPDNEILLRRARKGDFESLFRAYERPVFHLVRRILSRTEDAEEAVQETFLEVFRSLPSYRGDAPLWSWIRSVAASKALMRVRRQKNRGEEEPLEEERAPGVPAHFSPERLDLERALERLSPVSKAVLWLHDVEGYTHEEIGGLMDRTPSFSKSQLARAHERLRTLLAEGDGEAACIRP from the coding sequence ATGGCCGAGGTTCCCGACAACGAGATCCTCCTCCGGCGGGCCCGAAAGGGTGATTTCGAATCCCTCTTCCGGGCGTACGAGCGGCCGGTATTCCACCTCGTCCGGCGCATCCTGTCCCGGACCGAAGACGCGGAGGAAGCCGTGCAGGAGACGTTCCTCGAAGTGTTCCGGAGCCTCCCCTCCTACCGGGGGGACGCCCCGCTCTGGTCCTGGATCCGCTCCGTGGCGGCCAGCAAGGCGCTGATGCGGGTCCGGCGCCAGAAGAACCGGGGCGAGGAGGAACCCCTCGAAGAGGAGAGAGCCCCTGGAGTCCCCGCGCACTTCAGCCCCGAACGGCTGGATCTCGAGCGCGCCCTGGAACGGCTTTCGCCCGTCTCCAAGGCCGTCCTCTGGCTGCACGACGTGGAGGGATACACCCACGAGGAGATCGGGGGGCTCATGGACCGGACGCCCTCTTTCTCCAAGTCCCAATTGGCGCGGGCGCACGAGAGGCTCAGGACCCTCCTGGCGGAGGGAGACGGGGAGGCCGCATGCATCCGTCCATAG
- a CDS encoding SIR2 family protein → MTASLHPLAQRELAKEAEWNAPNVEALASAYRAGRLCLVLGAGVSKGCGLPVWQELTRALLRRALAGLYESVDPTEAPLHERDIEAVLKDRVRPMVARYVKAKLGAGYLDAVRQALYARPWRPSGTLRAILSLDSVHAILTQNFDDLLERCAERMGLSDRYQTIFGAPMDPRTGRIPIFHTHGYLPSDPSHPGSSQIVFSEDDYHELFHQGRPWSDHVTIQLLARYPCLLIGTSGEDPNFRRLLDLARRLAVPPRHYLLLKPPVPPPRDRRGAIRYTASRRALWDAFDHLGIEVLWIHRYDRDITRILGTIRGGPAPPGGERGERCGPA, encoded by the coding sequence ATGACTGCCTCCCTCCACCCCCTCGCCCAGCGGGAACTCGCCAAGGAGGCGGAATGGAACGCCCCCAACGTGGAGGCCCTGGCCTCGGCCTACCGCGCCGGGCGCCTCTGCCTGGTCCTGGGAGCGGGCGTCTCCAAAGGCTGCGGCCTTCCCGTGTGGCAAGAACTCACGCGGGCCCTCCTCCGCCGGGCCCTGGCGGGCCTCTACGAATCGGTTGACCCAACCGAGGCGCCTCTTCACGAGCGGGACATCGAGGCCGTGCTGAAGGACCGGGTGCGCCCCATGGTGGCGCGCTACGTCAAGGCCAAGCTGGGCGCGGGGTACCTGGACGCCGTCCGCCAGGCCCTGTACGCCAGGCCCTGGAGGCCCTCGGGAACCCTGCGCGCCATCCTGTCCCTGGACTCCGTCCACGCCATTCTGACCCAGAACTTCGACGACCTCCTCGAGCGGTGCGCCGAGCGCATGGGCCTCTCGGACCGGTACCAGACCATCTTCGGAGCGCCCATGGACCCGCGCACGGGCCGCATTCCGATCTTCCACACCCACGGGTATCTTCCGTCGGACCCGTCCCACCCCGGGTCCTCCCAGATCGTCTTCTCCGAGGATGACTACCACGAGCTGTTTCACCAGGGCCGCCCCTGGAGCGACCACGTGACGATCCAGCTTCTGGCCCGCTACCCCTGCCTCCTCATCGGGACCTCCGGAGAGGACCCGAACTTCAGGCGCCTGCTGGACCTCGCCCGCCGCCTCGCCGTGCCCCCGCGCCACTACCTCCTCCTGAAGCCTCCGGTCCCTCCTCCGAGGGACAGGAGGGGGGCCATCCGCTACACGGCGTCCCGCCGAGCCCTCTGGGACGCCTTCGACCACCTGGGCATCGAAGTGCTCTGGATCCACCGCTACGACCGGGACATCACGCGCATCCTCGGCACGATCCGCGGGGGACCGGCGCCACCCGGAGGGGAAAGGGGGGAACGGTGCGGCCCGGCTTGA
- a CDS encoding PDZ domain-containing protein has protein sequence MKMSPFTLILILALSGAIPAVGAPRNDVTERRDALVAGEACQATEADDAEALEELTQEAHARRAQLEKEAAELERQKAESEAQDEDLERRLAEASRQLAEAEKQIRVLEEKLARRELQKLDQMKVLKKVSERPRLGVILETDPDEEVDPKGVLLRGVSPGGPADEAGLRAGDILISINGNPLGLKDSKQATKKIYEVLGEAKTGDSIQVDYLRGAKKNSAVIKVRPLVPSDWNFQFTMPEIPDVPAVPAVPDVHVMKVPDVRVFVGGGLPEDWYDVELVELNPDLGRYFGTEEGLLVVSAPKDSSLKLKGGDVLLEIAGRKPSSPSQTFRILRTYEEGEKVPLKVLRDRKTLDLTVVVPASEDDEERREIRWEERKVVTPRAPRAPRAPAEAPAAPAAPDAPGAPKT, from the coding sequence ATGAAGATGTCCCCATTCACCCTCATCCTCATCCTCGCTCTCTCGGGAGCGATTCCCGCCGTGGGGGCGCCGCGGAACGACGTCACGGAGAGGCGCGACGCGCTCGTCGCGGGGGAGGCCTGCCAGGCGACCGAGGCGGACGATGCCGAGGCCCTGGAGGAGCTCACCCAGGAGGCCCACGCCAGGCGCGCCCAACTGGAGAAGGAAGCGGCCGAACTCGAGCGCCAGAAGGCCGAATCGGAGGCGCAGGACGAGGACCTCGAGCGCAGGCTGGCGGAGGCCAGCCGTCAGCTCGCGGAAGCCGAGAAGCAGATCCGCGTGCTGGAGGAGAAACTGGCCCGGAGGGAACTCCAGAAACTGGACCAGATGAAGGTCCTCAAGAAGGTTTCCGAGCGGCCCCGTCTCGGAGTGATTCTGGAGACCGACCCGGACGAGGAGGTGGACCCCAAGGGCGTGCTCCTGCGGGGCGTTTCGCCCGGCGGTCCCGCCGACGAGGCGGGCCTGCGCGCGGGGGACATCCTCATCTCCATCAACGGGAACCCGCTGGGCCTGAAGGACTCGAAACAGGCCACCAAGAAGATCTACGAGGTCCTCGGGGAGGCCAAGACCGGCGATTCCATCCAGGTGGATTACCTGCGCGGCGCCAAGAAGAACTCCGCGGTCATCAAGGTCCGCCCCCTGGTGCCCTCCGATTGGAACTTCCAGTTCACGATGCCTGAGATCCCGGACGTCCCGGCGGTGCCCGCCGTCCCCGACGTCCACGTGATGAAGGTACCCGACGTGCGGGTCTTCGTGGGCGGCGGTCTACCGGAGGACTGGTACGACGTGGAACTGGTGGAGCTGAATCCCGACCTGGGCCGCTATTTCGGGACCGAGGAGGGCCTTCTGGTGGTCAGCGCCCCAAAGGACTCCAGCCTCAAGCTCAAGGGGGGCGACGTTCTGCTTGAGATCGCGGGCCGAAAGCCGTCCTCGCCCTCCCAGACCTTCCGGATCCTGAGAACCTACGAGGAGGGCGAAAAGGTGCCCCTGAAGGTCCTCCGGGACCGGAAGACCCTGGACCTCACGGTGGTGGTCCCCGCCTCCGAGGACGACGAGGAAAGGCGCGAGATCCGGTGGGAGGAAAGAAAGGTGGTGACGCCTCGGGCTCCCAGGGCCCCCAGGGCTCCCGCCGAGGCGCCCGCCGCTCCGGCGGCGCCGGACGCGCCCGGAGCGCCCAAGACCTGA
- a CDS encoding gamma carbonic anhydrase family protein, translating to MRLIHLERSPSVHPSVYVDPTARLNGDVTLEEGCSVWFNASLRGDVHFIRVGRRTNVQDNCVLHTTCDTHPLTIGADVVIGHGAVLHGCTVVGPALIGMGAILLDGCTIEKDAVVGAGSVVTEGRVIPAGHLALGTPARPVRPLTPEEIEEVRNGWRNYASYVEEYRRLGKFHGWEDHPLKDG from the coding sequence ATGCGCCTGATCCACCTCGAAAGAAGCCCCTCCGTCCACCCCAGCGTCTACGTGGACCCCACGGCCCGCCTCAACGGGGACGTGACCTTGGAGGAGGGGTGCTCGGTCTGGTTCAACGCCTCCCTGCGGGGGGATGTTCACTTCATTCGAGTGGGACGGCGGACCAATGTTCAGGACAATTGCGTCTTGCACACCACCTGCGACACGCACCCCCTGACCATCGGGGCCGACGTGGTCATCGGCCACGGAGCGGTCCTCCACGGATGCACCGTCGTCGGTCCCGCCCTCATCGGGATGGGGGCGATCCTTCTGGACGGGTGCACGATCGAGAAGGACGCCGTGGTGGGGGCGGGGTCCGTGGTCACCGAGGGACGGGTCATCCCCGCGGGCCATCTCGCCTTGGGAACCCCGGCGCGCCCCGTCCGGCCGTTGACCCCGGAGGAGATCGAGGAGGTCCGGAACGGCTGGCGGAACTACGCCTCCTACGTGGAGGAGTACCGGCGCCTGGGCAAGTTCCACGGCTGGGAGGACCATCCGCTGAAGGACGGGTGA
- a CDS encoding phosphoglucosamine mutase has protein sequence MSRKYFGTDGVRGRAGVFPLDAATVRALGLSAGRILGGRGASAVVAMDPRESSAWIAAELVEGMGEAGVACRFAGVLPTPAVARLCVSGGYTFGAMISASHNPFEDNGIKFFSGEGFKLPDETENHIEVALEGALREPSHPAGDLPPAEPELGRAYLDWLVSLWEGSPLSGWRILVDGANGAASRLAPDLFRALGAEVETTACEPDGRNINAACGSLHAHRLGSLLSARRAHMAFAFDGDADRCMAVTQTGRVLDGDYILYREALRRSARGLLPGRWVVGTVMSNLWLEERLERAGLRFFRAPVGDRYVLQCLLDRGGILGGEPSGHVLFLDRSTTGDGLLTAMTYASLARDAGGLEALAADVRAYPQVLENIRVARRLPLEDIPSVRKALQEETEALGGRGRIILRYSGTEPLLRLMVEAGTEEEVHGVIARLRTVLVDELGEGR, from the coding sequence TTGAGCCGCAAGTACTTCGGGACCGACGGAGTGCGGGGCAGAGCGGGGGTTTTTCCTTTGGACGCGGCCACGGTTCGCGCCCTCGGCCTGTCCGCCGGACGTATCCTCGGAGGTCGGGGGGCCTCGGCCGTGGTGGCCATGGACCCCCGCGAATCGAGCGCCTGGATCGCCGCCGAACTCGTCGAGGGCATGGGGGAAGCGGGCGTCGCCTGCCGGTTCGCCGGGGTGCTCCCCACCCCAGCCGTGGCACGCTTGTGCGTCTCCGGCGGGTACACCTTCGGCGCCATGATTTCCGCCTCCCACAATCCCTTCGAGGACAACGGGATCAAGTTTTTTTCGGGCGAGGGATTCAAGCTGCCCGACGAGACCGAGAACCACATCGAAGTGGCCCTGGAGGGCGCCCTCCGAGAGCCCTCCCATCCCGCCGGAGACCTGCCCCCGGCCGAACCCGAGCTGGGGCGGGCCTACCTGGACTGGCTCGTCTCCCTCTGGGAAGGCTCCCCCCTTTCGGGATGGCGGATTCTCGTGGACGGGGCCAACGGAGCCGCCTCCCGATTGGCGCCCGATCTCTTTCGCGCCCTCGGGGCGGAGGTCGAAACCACCGCCTGCGAGCCGGATGGGAGGAACATCAACGCCGCCTGCGGAAGCCTGCACGCGCACCGGCTGGGGTCCCTCCTGTCCGCCCGTAGAGCCCACATGGCCTTCGCCTTCGACGGCGACGCCGACCGGTGCATGGCGGTCACCCAGACCGGGAGAGTACTGGACGGGGACTACATCCTCTACCGAGAAGCCCTTCGCCGCTCCGCCCGGGGCCTTCTTCCGGGGCGCTGGGTCGTGGGCACGGTCATGAGCAACCTCTGGCTGGAGGAGCGTCTGGAGCGAGCGGGCCTCCGGTTCTTCCGGGCCCCCGTGGGAGACCGGTACGTCCTGCAGTGCCTCCTGGACCGGGGGGGCATTCTGGGGGGGGAGCCCTCGGGCCACGTCCTTTTCTTGGACCGCTCCACCACCGGGGATGGGCTCCTGACGGCCATGACCTATGCCTCCCTGGCCCGGGACGCGGGCGGGCTCGAGGCCCTGGCGGCGGACGTGCGGGCCTATCCCCAGGTTCTCGAAAACATCCGAGTGGCCAGGCGCCTGCCGCTGGAGGATATCCCGTCTGTCCGGAAGGCCCTCCAAGAGGAGACCGAAGCCCTCGGAGGCAGAGGGAGAATCATCCTGAGGTACTCCGGCACGGAGCCCCTCCTGAGGCTCATGGTGGAGGCGGGCACCGAGGAGGAAGTCCACGGCGTCATCGCGCGCCTCCGGACCGTCCTGGTGGACGAGCTGGGGGAGGGCCGGTAG